The Triticum urartu cultivar G1812 chromosome 5, Tu2.1, whole genome shotgun sequence genome contains the following window.
TATGATCTCTTAGATATAAATCTATGATATCCTATGTGTCTTATGTAGATCATGCTAGAATTCAGGAGGTTATTATAGAAATAAATAGCTTTTCATCTTTGGGTGATGGAAGAAACTAAGGCTAGAGATCTAGGGATGGATATTTTCTCTAGGGGGATACAAGTACATCTTGCTAATCAAAGGGAGAGGAAAACCCTATCCATGAACTAGCGAGACATGAGGGCCTTGTAATGTAACTGAAGTGGAGGACGATAGAAGTAGCAACTGATTATCTTGTTTGCTTTGAGAACAGACCTCACATATCATCCCTTAAAGAAGACTTCTTTAGAgaagaggaaaagttaaggaaaAGAATTCACTTGATGCACCTTTCTCCGAGGAGGAAGTGAAAGATGTTGCTTTTTGTTCTTCTTCTGATGGAGCTCCAGCCCTTGATGGCCTTTCTTTTATGTTTTAGCAAAAAAATATGGCATGTCACAGTGATTGCTTGGGGAAGCAATGATTTAGACTTGTTTAGACTGAACTTTGTCATGCTTACTCTTACTCCTGTTTAGCGAGTATCCCTGTTTACGTACTCTCCTTTTTTAAACTCCTCAAATGGGCTTTAGAAATGATCAACACTCAAATGGCCAACTGCATGTGGAATGATTTCGAGGGCACCACAACTTATTGTAGATGATTTGTACAGTAGCAAATACTAAACCCAATGTAGTCTGTTTTAAAGACACTTGTGCTTCTTTCATCTGGAAAGGGGTCATCTGGGCCTCCAAAGCTGTCATATTAGGGTATCGCTGGAAGGTAACATGACCATGTTTTTGGAGGATTGTTGGTCACCGCTCCTTTGGTCAACCAGCAATGGGACTTGTATCATATTGCCAATGAGGTTAATAAAACTATACAGGGTGTCTCAGATGACCGCCAAGTCAACTATACGCCTATCTCTACCTTCCTGTTGTTTTGAAACTGAAAATCCCTCCTGAACTTTGTGTGTTCCCATGGTTGTTTTCTCAGAATAAATTAAAGACTAGAGACAACTTGAGTAAGATGCATATGAAGAAACCACTTGAATGTGTTTCCTGTATAAGAACTTGAATCAGTGCACCACCGATTAATTCTTTGAATGTGTGGTTTCCAAAGTAATCTGGAACGATTTTACTGATTTAGTATTTGGCAGTAGTGAAATTGTCATCAGTTCGTTGCACCTGCGGCGGAGTAANNNNNNNNNNNNNNNNNNNNNNNNNNNNNNNNNNNNNNNNNNNNNNNNNNNNNNNNNNNNNNNNNNNNNNNNNNNNNNNNNNNNNNNNNNNNNNNNNNNNNNNNNNNNNNNNNNNNNNNNNNNNNNNNNNNNNNNNNNNNNNNNNNNNNNNNNNNNNNNNNNNNNNNNNNNNNNNNNNNNNNNNNNNNNNNNNNNNNNNNNNNNNNNNNNNNNNNNNNNNNNNNNNNNNNNNNNNNNNNNNNNNNNNNNNNNNNNNNNNNNNNNNNNNNNNNNNNNNNNNNNNNNNNNNNNNNNNNNNNNNNNNNNNNNNNNNNNNNNNNNNNNNNNNNNNNNNNNNNNNNNNNNNNNNNNNNNNNNNNNNNNNNNNNNNNNNNCNNNNNNNNNNNNNNNNNNNNNNNNNNNNNNNNNNNNNNNNNNNNNNNNNNNNNNNNNNNNNNNNNNNNNNNNNNNNNNNNNNNNNNNNNNNNNNNNNNNNNNNNNNNNNNNNNNNNNNNNNNNNNNNNNNNNNNNNNNNNNNNNNNNNNNNNNNNNNNNNNNNNNNNNNNNNNNNNNNNNNNNNNNNNNNNNNNNNNNNNNNNNNNNNNNNNNNNNNNNNNNNNNNNNNNNNNNNNNNNNNNNNNNNNNNNNNNNNNNNNNNNNNNNNNNNNNNNNNNNNNNNNNNNNNNNNNNNNNNNNNNNNNNNNNNNNNNNNNNNNNNNNNNNNNNNNNNNNNNNNNNNNNNNNNNNNNNNNNNNNNNNNNNNNNNNNNNNNNNNNNNNNNNNNNNNNNNNNNNNNNNNNNNNNNNNNNNNNNNNNNNNNNNNNNNNNNNNNNNNNNNNNNNNNNNNNNNNNNNNNNNNNNNNNNNNNNNNNNNNNNNNNNNNNNNNNNNNNNNNNNNNNNNNNNNNNNNNNNNNNNNNNNNNNNNNNNNNNNNNNNNNNNNNNNNNNNNNNNNNNNNNNNNNNNNNNNNNNNNNNNNNNNNNNNNNNNNNNNNNNNNNNNNNNNNNNNNNNNNNNNNNNNNNNNNNNNNNNNNNNNNNNNNNNNNNNNNNNNNNNNNNNNNNNNNNNNNNNNNNNNNNNNNNNNNNNNNNNNNNNNNNNNNNNNNNNNNNNNNNNNNNNNNNNNNNNNNNNNNNNNNNNNNNNNNNNNNNNNNNNNNNNNNNNNNNNNNNNNNNNNNNNNNNNNNNNNNNNNNNNNNNNNNNNNNNNNNNNNNNNNNNNNNNNNNNNNNNNNNNNNNNNNNNNNNNNNNNNNNNNNNNNNNNNNNNNNNNNNNNNNNNNNNNNNNNNNNNNNNNNNNNNNNNNNNNNNNNNNNNNNNNNNNNNNNNNNNNNNNNNNNNNNNNNNNNNNNNNNNNNNNNNNNNNNNNNNNNNNNNNNNNNNNNNNNNNNNNNNNNNNNNNNNNNNNNNNNNNNNNNNNNNNNNNNNNNNNNNNNNNNNNNNNNNNNNNNNNNNNNNNNNNNNNNNNNNNNNNNNNNNNNNNNNNNNNNNNNNNNNNNNNNNNNNNNNNNNNNNNNNNNATATCATAAAACTGTTTATATGAGTCGACATCTTATTTTTAATTGATTAAGACCAATTTAGATGGTCATAACGTGTACTGGGCTCTAATTGGTCCATGAGCATGTCACGCGGATCGTGCCTTCAGCGCCGTCAGATGGTCCtctccagatccagatccgaCAATAGCCCTTTCTCCCTCACCCCCTCCCTGCCGCACACGAACCCTAGCGTCGTCTCCCAACCCCTCTCCAGATGCAGATCCAccaccctctccctctcccctcgcctcccctctccctctcccctcgctGCCTCGTCTCGCCCAGCCCCAGCCTGCTCCTCCCTTGCTTCTTCACAAAGAAAGAAACCACGACCCCAAAGACATCAGAGAGAGCAGCGAGAGAGGAAAAAAACAGAGGCTTAGCAGCGGCGATGGCGAGCGGCGGCGGCCCGATGACGAAGAAGGAGCTAGGCGAGACCCACGATGTCCTCCGCTTCGGCGTCAACGATAGCGTCCGCGGCGACCTCGCGCCGGCGCACCCCGTCCAGGCCACCATCCACAAGGTaaaccctcccccccccccccccccccccccctcgcccCCCACCCCTAGCGCGCGCTGAATCcgagttttttttctttttggggTGTAGGAGGCCAAGTTCTGGGACGAGAAGAAGAAGTTCGGGACTGAGGCCATCTACGGATCCGCCTTCAACATCCGCAGGGATCTCGACGCCCATATCCTCTCCAGGTACCAGGTCATTCGCTTCCCCGCCGCCCCGTCCTTTCCCCTCCCGGGAAACTAGAATCCTGCTATAGATTTGGCCAGCTTTAGCAGCGTCATCTGGCCACTGGAATTTGATTGAGGGCGTCTAGAGGAATTTTGGGTCAGTTTGACCACACCAGATGTGTTAATATCTTGTACTGTCCTGGTGCTAAACGGCACGCAAGGCGTTCCTGTTGGGGCGCCTGGTTCACTATCTGTCAGATGGATTGTTTGTTTTATCAGATTGTAGTGAACCAGTAGATTTAATTAAATAAATGCGCAAGTAGGATTCTCTTTGTCAAACTATGTCATTTTCTTGATGACATAAACAAAAGAAAGGTGTGAAGCACTGCTTTGCTCTTATAGCAGAGTGATGGTGCTAACAGAAAGCCTTGCTGTTTTTGGTACAAGCTCACATCAAGGGGTGTATTGATTTATCAGTTGTACCTGGAATGCATGCGAATATAAGTTATAGTTCTATTGGTGTGCACAACTGTAGTCAGAAACAAATAAAAGACTCTGGCCCAAGAAAGGAACGAGAAGATTCAGTGAAAATTACACTGAATGGACAGTGTCAAGAAGATTATACAAAATAAAACTGTGATGAAAGAAACTGAACGGGGTACTTACCAGCCACGTCAGTTCGGATGGTTATGAAAACCATTGAGCCAAAGGCATACATATAAAGATATCATAAACATAAATTTTGAAATGGCTAGTAATTCAGGCTTCCAGCAAAACCCATGGTCAGTTTGTGTTTAGTATGGTCAGATTCTTTTTTATGTTAACTTCAGTTCAAGCTTCTGTGCGCCTAGGTTCACTATCTGCTGCTTGTAGGATACTTACTCCATGGCTGATAATATCAGCATGATGGATAAATCTTATGTTTCACCCTGTCATTTGTACTCAAGAGGCCAAGTGGTTTTCTGCATAAAGCATCTAGAAGTATTGTAAATTCACAAGAAATAACAAAATTATTTAAAGTTTATTTGGGTTGGATCTATATATACACTATTTTCTTAAAACACAAACCTATTTTCTTAAAACACAAACCTGTACATTCACAGCTGAATAGATGATACATTTTTTTTGATCTGTACATGCAATTTTTTGCACTGGATTGGTGGTTAGTTTTATGTACCGTTTGAATTATAACAAAATAGCATTAGTAGTGCTCTGATTTAGTTATCATCAAAATCAACAGCCCTCTCTTGTGTTCCTGTTATGAGAATTGTTCCTTCAAGGATATGCCAGAATGACATATGTGTTCAATCTTCAATGTGAACAATTTCTGTTTTCCTCTTAGTTTTGGCCCCTAAATATTTTTCTTGAAGCTCCACTGCCGCATCCTGTTCCTGGTAAAAATATGAAGGAATCCCTTTTAACTTGTTCCTATTCACATACACATGTTCACGAGCACACATTGACATGGCCAAGCCTCATGTGCACATGGTGAGTGAGCTTCAGAATTGAATTTTGTTTTTGCTGGGTCAGCTCAACCCAAAAGAACTGTGTCACacacatttttttcaaataaacTGAAgcattcttttttatcatttcaTTTCATCATGTGTGTGCCAGATGCTTTTACTTCTGCAACGCGAATGAGCTAATGACGAACTACTCTAATTTAAATGAGTTGGGATCCATCACTACAATATGAGTGTCTTTGCATTTTACTTAGCTTGTAATCGATAACCCAGTCCTTAACTAAATATTTGATTACATCATGAGGTTTTCTACAAATTAGTAGGGTAGTGGTTTCAGCTGCTGCATTGTTGCTTATATTTGATACTACACAATGTGAATGGAGTTTATTGTGATTTGTAGAAGATAGAATCTGGATGCAATTGCTTTGATATTCCTGTTTGGCCCCCAGTCATGCTCATGAAGTACAATGACGTGTCCTCATCTGACTATTTCGCCAATGGGTAAGCCTCACTGCCAATCTTTCAAGTAGTAGTAGTACGGTGTCGCTATCATCTCTGTTTGTATATAAGTATGCCACTGTTGAGGTTTAGCAATCTCTGTTATGGTGTTGATCTGAATGATGCTTTTCTGTATGTGACAGCGAACTGGCTACCCTCGTGTAGTTGAGCAATTAGTATCCATACATGCCTAGTGCATGCCTAAATCCTGAGTTTTATTTTTAAACACCTCTCCATATATGTGCAGTGCCTATTGTAATTGTCAAGTGTGAATTCTGTATATGAGGTGTGTTCTCCTTGTAGTAATTTCTAGTAGCCTGCTTGTTATGTGTAGAGTGCACAACACATTACATGTATTGAGGATGAAATGGTCAGAGTATGGCATTTTCAATTGAACTTACTTTTTTGGTGTTGAGCTGTCGATAAATTGGTGTTGGTACCATGATGCTTGAACTGTTATTTTCTTTTGGTAAATGAACTACTGCTTTGATGCATAGATGTATCTTCATGATTCACAACACTCCTGACATGTAGGCGACTGGAGCGCACCAGAAGCATTGACGGCGACTCAGTCCTCGGCGCCGCCCTCTGCTAGAGTGGTGCATCCCCTCTCTGTTCTCCCAGCCACCCCTAAGTTTTGGATTTGGATCGTTTCTGTG
Protein-coding sequences here:
- the LOC125507514 gene encoding cyclin-B1-2-like gives rise to the protein MASGGGPMTKKELGETHDVLRFGVNDSVRGDLAPAHPVQATIHKEAKFWDEKKKFGTEAIYGSAFNIRRDLDAHILSRYQVIRFPAAPSFPLPGN